From a single Phaenicophaeus curvirostris isolate KB17595 chromosome 8, BPBGC_Pcur_1.0, whole genome shotgun sequence genomic region:
- the RGS16 gene encoding regulator of G-protein signaling 16 isoform X1 — MTVMLKDKPRPPTPPSLNSTKETYLNSYLHPALLEQLLVGWRLEQSWVPLPAFPPPTRYKAELLAAFPADGTRLRAQVVLQLPVAHPCCRCKDPMSCWMPGCPALSMCRGLATFPITCLERAKDLKTRLGILLHKPELGHRMRTSSKLQLGSRQRDSSQEALEWRESFDQLLKSKSGVTAFHTFLKTEFSEENLDFWLACEDFKKTRSKNKLASKANRIYEEFVQSEAPREVNIDHETREITRKNLSGATSNCFNEAQAKTRTLMEKDSYPRFLKSASYQDMTKQATSRSISKRSHT, encoded by the exons ATGACTGTGATGCTCAAGGACAAGCCTCGGCCTCCCACTCCCCCCTCCCTTAACAGCACAAAAGAAACCTACCTAAACAGTTATCTTCACCCGGCGCTGCTGGAGCAGCTTTTGGTTGGCtggaggctggagcagagctgggtccccctcccagctttcccacCTCCTACTCGATATAAAGCAGAGCTCCTCGCCGCTTTTCCAGCTGACGGCACACGACTGCGAGCGCAGGtggtgctgcagctgcctgTTGCGCATCCTTGCTGCCGCTGTAAGGACCCGATGAGTTGCTGGATGCCTGGGTGCCCAGCTCTCAGCATGTGCCGGGGGTTAGCCACGTTCCCCATCACTTGCCTGGAAAG aGCCAAGGATCTGAAGACTCGCTTAGGGATCCTGCTTCATAAACCAGAGCTGGGGCACAGAATGAGGACCTCTAGCAAGCTGCAGCTGGGTTCCAGGCAGAG AGACTCCTCACAAGAGGCGCTCGAATGGAGGGAATCCTTTGACCAGCTCCTGAAGAGTAAAA GTGGGGTGACGGCCTTCCACACCTTCCTGAAGACAGAGTTCAGCGAGGAGAACCTCGACTTCTGGCTGGCATGCGAGGACTTCAAAAAGACCAGGTCGAAAAACAAGCTGGCCTCCAAGGCCAACAGGATCTATGAGGAGTTTGTCCAAAGCGAGGCACCCAGGGAG GTCAATATCGACCATGAAACCAGGGAGATCACTCGGAAGAACCTCTCGGGTGCCACTTCCAATTGCTTCAACGAAGCCCAAGCCAAGACCCGCACCTTGATGGAGAAGGACTCCTACCCTCGGTTCCTGAAATCTGCCTCCTACCAGGACATGACCAAGCAGGCCACCAGCCGCAGCATCAGCAAGCGGTCGCATACCTGA
- the RNASEL gene encoding 2-5A-dependent ribonuclease gives MELSTVEPTAHSQQKAPTSSSTETAEDLAVKLNAAVRDNDIKVVLELLEKGADVNSKAESGWTPLQSAVQADNEEMVRLLLDKGACPHARKDNGGTAFIEAAIGGNVNILELLLGYGLNIDDCDDNGFTAFMEAACYGQEEALKFLYHKGAEVNLRRAVSEEKAKLLKGGETALMDACKKGHFSIVKTLVQKMGADVNIRDNKDRNALIHALKDVCDKKKYESVVSIGRFLLDCGADVTSKDECGKTALILAAEMQSLDLVKALLEKGEIDIDDADEEGNTALMVAVKRNDYDIAELLCEKGARTDVGNLIAIVNRNRAQNMSRLLRQYNARFVPETLSDWEPNSKRWRDQLIKLYKIYRPMIGKLKTFQYIQQRIQNTSQGGIYLGLHGGTEVAVRISRSTEGKKEKLFFEQCGNCERLLKLFQFEKEKGYMYLCFPLWEKNLEEHLQESEDQMDYKDALRMIFQAVRELHSLKFAHQDLRPSNFLIDLGGKIYLADFDNKRKLIEGNNELVNSDLEALGKLVLYVLTGGRKPLQQVSIEDLDADSPDYEEAVDLAKSLVSHDERGLEGLSKHPYFWSKQTRFQFLKSIWNKIKDFPSPKDRNAVFRAPNATTSFPYPSWTEKVDDDVLNIMQHPHGRKPFRYRNDVVNLLRFIRNMDEHPDIRITNKIGDHAAYFLKLFPALTIYVYNSLRQNPEYSHFADFQDPLL, from the exons ATGGAGCTCTCCACCGTGGAGCCCACAGCTCACAGCCAGCAGAAGGCACCTACCTCTTCCAGCACGGAGACGGCAGAAGACCTTGCTGTCAAATTAAACGCTGCTGTGAGGGACAATGATATAAAAGTcgtgctggagctgctggagaaagGGGCCGATGTGAACTCAAAAGCAGAAAGCGGCTGGACGCCGCTGCAGAGTGCTGTGCAAGCTGACAATGAGGAGATGGTCCGGCTTCTGCTGGACAAGGGAGCTTGTCCACATGCCAGGAAGGACAATGGTGGCACCGCGTTCATTGAGGCAGCAATAGGAGGAAATGTGAATATACTGGAGCTCCTCCTTGGGTACGGGTTAAATATTGATGACTGTGATGACAATGGCTTCACAGCGTTCATGGAGGCTGCATGCTATGGGCAGGAGGAAGCCTTGAAATTCCTGTATCACAAAGGAGCAGAGGTGAATTTGAGGAGGGCAGTCAGTGAGGAGAAAGCAAAGCTGCTTAAAGGAGGTGAAACTGCACTGATGGATGCTTGTAAGAAAGGTCACTTCTCGATTGTAAAAACTCTGGTCCAAAAGATGGGGGCTGATGTGAACATTCGTGACAACAAAGATAGGAATGCCTTGATCCACGCCCTCAAGGATGTTTGtgacaagaaaaaatatgagtCAGTGGTCTCCATAGGCCGTTTCCTCCTGGACTGCGGTGCTGATGTGACCAGCAAAGATGAATGTGGGAAAACTGCTCTCATCCTAGCTGCTGAAATGCAGAGCCTAGATTTGGTGAAAGCTTTATTGGAGAAGGGAGAAATAGACATTGATGATGCAGATGAGGAGGGCAACACGGCACTGATGGTGGCTGTAAAGAGAAATGATTACGATATAGCAGAGTTGTTGTGTGAAAAAGGAGCAAGGACTGATGTGGGAAACCTTATAGCGATTGTGAACAGGAATCGCGCTCAGAACATGTCTCGTCTTCTTCGCCAGTATAACGCCAGGTTTGTTCCTGAAACCCTCAGTGACTGGGAGCCAAACAGCAAACGCTGGAGGGACCAGCTGATAAAACTGTATAAAATATATCGTCCCATGATCGGCAAACTGAAGACGTTTCAATACATCCAGCAGAGAATTCAAAACACTTCTCAGGGTGGCATCTACCTGGGGCTCCACGGTGGGACAGAGGTAGCAGTAAGAATAAGCCGCAGTACAGAGggtaaaaaagagaaattgttcTTCGAACAGTGTGGAAACTGTGAACGTCTACTAAAGCTCTTCCagtttgagaaggaaaaaggctACATGTACTTGTGCTTCCCCCTCTGGGAGAAAAACCTTGAGGAACATCTGCAGGAATCAGAAGACCAAATGGATTACAAAGATGCTTTGAGGATGATCTTCCAGGCAGTGAGGGAGCTGCACTCCCTTAAATTCGCTCACCAGGATCTGCGACCCAGCAACTTTCTCATAG ATTTAGGTGGCAAAATTTACTTGGCGGACTTTGATAATAAAAGGAAGTTGATTGAAGGCAATAACGAACTTGTAAACTCAGATTTAGAG GCCCTCGGGAAGCTCGTGCTGTATGTTTTAACAGGGGGTAGGAAACCTCTTCAGCAGGTCAGTATCGAGGATTTAGATGCTGATTCCCCAGATTATGAAGAGGCTGTGGACCTTGCAAAGAGCCTGGTCTCCCATGATGAACGAGGCTTGGAAGGTTTGAGCAAACATCCCTATTTCTGGAGCAAACAGAC CAGGTTCCAGTTCCTGAAGTCTATATGGAATAAAATCAAAGATTTCCCCAGCCCAAAAGACAGAAATGCTGTCTTCCGGGCTCCTAATGCTACTACAAGTTTTCCTTACCCATCATGGACCGAGAAG gttgATGATGATGTTCTGAATATCATGCAACATCCTCATGGAAGAAAACCATTCAGATACAGAAATGATGTTGTCAACCTGCTGAGGTTCATCAGAAACATGGATGAACACCCAGATATCAG GATCACCAACAAAATAGGAGATCATGCTGCGTATTTCTTGAAGCTTTTTCCAGCACTTACCATTTATGTCTATAATAGTTTACGCCAGAACCCTGAATATAGCCACTTTGCAGACTTTCAGGACCCTTTGCTGTAG
- the RGS16 gene encoding regulator of G-protein signaling 16 isoform X2, giving the protein MGAKDLKTRLGILLHKPELGHRMRTSSKLQLGSRQRDSSQEALEWRESFDQLLKSKSGVTAFHTFLKTEFSEENLDFWLACEDFKKTRSKNKLASKANRIYEEFVQSEAPREVNIDHETREITRKNLSGATSNCFNEAQAKTRTLMEKDSYPRFLKSASYQDMTKQATSRSISKRSHT; this is encoded by the exons ATGGG aGCCAAGGATCTGAAGACTCGCTTAGGGATCCTGCTTCATAAACCAGAGCTGGGGCACAGAATGAGGACCTCTAGCAAGCTGCAGCTGGGTTCCAGGCAGAG AGACTCCTCACAAGAGGCGCTCGAATGGAGGGAATCCTTTGACCAGCTCCTGAAGAGTAAAA GTGGGGTGACGGCCTTCCACACCTTCCTGAAGACAGAGTTCAGCGAGGAGAACCTCGACTTCTGGCTGGCATGCGAGGACTTCAAAAAGACCAGGTCGAAAAACAAGCTGGCCTCCAAGGCCAACAGGATCTATGAGGAGTTTGTCCAAAGCGAGGCACCCAGGGAG GTCAATATCGACCATGAAACCAGGGAGATCACTCGGAAGAACCTCTCGGGTGCCACTTCCAATTGCTTCAACGAAGCCCAAGCCAAGACCCGCACCTTGATGGAGAAGGACTCCTACCCTCGGTTCCTGAAATCTGCCTCCTACCAGGACATGACCAAGCAGGCCACCAGCCGCAGCATCAGCAAGCGGTCGCATACCTGA